One genomic window of Cellulophaga sp. Hel_I_12 includes the following:
- a CDS encoding YSC84-related protein: MKSIKHLGFMIITLAVFSVQGQTVKDQKIIDHAVEAKVMLLKADEGLQAFFDESAGYVIFPNVGKGGFIIGAASGNGIVFEAGKKIGMADLKKLNIGFQAGGQAIIEVIFFETNETLNDFKEGKFSFAAEASAVAVRSGLAFNAKYKDGVAVFALPKAGLMADASVGGQKFKFHAFEK; encoded by the coding sequence ATGAAAAGTATAAAACACCTCGGATTTATGATCATTACATTGGCTGTTTTTTCAGTACAAGGCCAAACGGTAAAAGATCAAAAAATAATTGATCATGCTGTCGAGGCTAAAGTGATGCTTTTAAAAGCAGATGAAGGTCTTCAAGCTTTTTTTGATGAATCTGCAGGCTATGTTATTTTTCCTAATGTAGGCAAAGGCGGATTTATTATCGGTGCTGCTTCTGGGAATGGGATTGTTTTTGAAGCTGGAAAAAAAATAGGAATGGCCGACTTAAAGAAATTAAATATAGGTTTTCAAGCAGGAGGGCAAGCTATTATTGAAGTCATATTTTTTGAAACGAACGAAACTTTAAATGATTTTAAAGAAGGAAAATTTTCTTTTGCTGCAGAAGCATCAGCAGTTGCGGTACGTTCAGGATTAGCTTTTAATGCCAAATATAAAGATGGTGTTGCTGTTTTTGCCTTACCCAAAGCGGGATTAATGGCAGATGCCTCTGTTGGAGGGCAAAAGTTTAAATTTCATGCTTTTGAGAAATAG
- a CDS encoding FdhF/YdeP family oxidoreductase produces the protein MSQHYTRNISVRGNQDFNTIKLAPPVTVAAGPLGVKEALKHSFKEMGVVRAMGALLKMNQEDGFDCPSCAWPDPEKASKFAEYCENGAKALADEATTKHIDALFFAQHSVEELSTLTDYELNKFGRLIEPLVLRPNSIHYEAISWEKAFDLIRDELKSLDSPDEAIFYTSGRSSNEAAFLYGMFARALGTNNLPDCSNMCHESSGIALGETLGIGKGSIKLEDLYEAEVVLIAGQNPGTNHPRMLSALEKCKANGGKIISINPLEESGLVNFKNPQKIKGWIGASVDIADVHLPVKINEDIPLIKAILKKLYDKSKQDKTIFDHDFIKTYTDGYTSLLADLEQYDLASLVLQSGVSESEIDAAVELLAHKSKIVVCWAMGLTQHKNGVATIKEYINLLLVKGAIGKPNAGTCPVRGHSNVQGDRSVGIMHFVDKDLNKRIKEHLGFTPPDKEGFDVVGTLKALHDGKAKVFMCLGGNFLMAASDTEYTAKGLQNCNLTVQISTKLNRSHLVTGKTALILPTYGRSEKDIKEGKERFVTIENSMGRVRQSKGVLKPASEHLKSEPDIIAEMATTYFNGNHSVHWGALAGDYNLIRNTIDTVIKGFKNTNVASKGVGYYLPNNVRNLDFSMLPNGKAQFSINEIPEHQLKENEFMLMTIRSHDQFNTTIYGLDDRYRGVYNERRVLFMNETDMKKWNLEKLDVVNICSNYDDTLRTAFNFKVIPYNIPLGNLAAYFPETNTIVPYNHYADKSKTPISKSIKVTVHKVA, from the coding sequence ATGAGTCAGCACTACACCAGAAACATATCCGTTAGAGGTAATCAAGATTTCAATACCATCAAATTAGCACCTCCAGTAACGGTAGCAGCAGGACCTCTAGGAGTTAAAGAAGCCTTGAAACATTCCTTTAAAGAAATGGGGGTGGTACGAGCCATGGGTGCCTTGTTAAAAATGAATCAAGAAGACGGATTTGATTGCCCAAGTTGCGCTTGGCCTGATCCTGAAAAAGCCTCAAAATTTGCAGAATATTGCGAAAACGGAGCGAAAGCACTGGCCGATGAAGCAACGACCAAACATATTGACGCCCTTTTTTTTGCACAACATTCCGTTGAAGAACTATCTACGCTAACGGATTACGAATTAAATAAATTTGGTCGGCTAATAGAACCTTTAGTTCTAAGACCTAACAGTATTCATTATGAAGCTATCTCTTGGGAAAAAGCCTTTGACTTGATACGTGATGAATTGAAAAGTCTTGATTCTCCTGATGAAGCGATTTTTTATACCTCTGGTCGTTCCAGCAACGAGGCTGCTTTTTTATATGGCATGTTTGCAAGAGCATTAGGGACAAACAATCTACCCGACTGCTCAAATATGTGTCATGAATCTAGTGGAATAGCACTAGGAGAAACCTTAGGAATTGGTAAAGGATCTATAAAGTTAGAAGATTTATATGAGGCAGAAGTGGTCCTTATCGCCGGACAAAATCCAGGAACGAATCACCCTCGAATGCTCTCTGCTTTAGAAAAATGCAAAGCCAATGGAGGTAAAATTATTAGTATAAATCCTTTAGAGGAATCAGGACTTGTTAATTTTAAAAACCCTCAGAAAATAAAAGGTTGGATTGGAGCTTCTGTCGATATTGCAGATGTACATTTACCCGTTAAGATTAATGAAGATATTCCTTTAATTAAAGCCATCTTAAAAAAGTTATATGATAAGAGTAAACAGGACAAAACTATTTTTGATCATGACTTCATCAAAACCTATACCGATGGCTACACGAGCTTATTAGCAGATCTAGAACAATATGATCTCGCTAGTTTGGTGCTACAATCTGGTGTTTCTGAATCTGAAATTGACGCTGCGGTTGAACTTTTAGCACATAAATCTAAAATTGTTGTATGCTGGGCAATGGGGTTAACACAGCATAAAAATGGGGTTGCCACGATAAAAGAATATATCAATCTCCTATTAGTCAAAGGTGCCATTGGAAAACCAAATGCTGGTACCTGCCCTGTTCGTGGCCACAGCAATGTACAAGGAGATCGTAGTGTTGGTATCATGCATTTTGTAGATAAAGATTTGAATAAAAGAATAAAGGAGCATTTAGGCTTTACACCTCCAGATAAAGAGGGTTTTGACGTAGTTGGCACTTTAAAAGCCCTACATGATGGTAAGGCTAAAGTATTTATGTGCTTGGGGGGCAACTTTTTAATGGCTGCTTCGGATACAGAATATACCGCTAAAGGATTACAAAACTGCAACCTAACGGTACAAATAAGTACTAAGTTAAATAGATCACATTTGGTTACAGGAAAAACAGCCCTGATCTTACCCACCTATGGCCGTTCTGAAAAAGACATAAAAGAAGGTAAAGAACGCTTTGTTACCATTGAAAATAGCATGGGCCGTGTTAGGCAATCGAAAGGTGTTTTAAAACCTGCTTCTGAGCATCTAAAAAGCGAACCCGATATTATTGCCGAAATGGCGACTACCTATTTTAACGGTAATCATTCTGTACACTGGGGTGCGCTTGCTGGTGATTATAACCTTATCAGAAATACTATTGATACGGTTATTAAAGGCTTCAAAAACACCAATGTGGCATCAAAAGGAGTTGGCTATTATTTGCCGAATAATGTGCGGAACTTAGATTTTAGCATGCTTCCAAATGGTAAAGCTCAGTTTAGTATTAATGAAATTCCAGAGCATCAGCTAAAAGAAAACGAATTTATGTTGATGACCATACGTTCTCACGACCAATTTAACACCACCATTTATGGGTTAGACGATCGCTATAGAGGTGTTTATAATGAAAGGCGGGTACTCTTTATGAACGAGACCGACATGAAAAAATGGAACTTAGAAAAACTCGATGTGGTGAATATTTGCAGTAATTATGACGATACCTTGCGAACCGCCTTTAATTTTAAAGTAATTCCATATAACATCCCATTAGGTAATTTAGCGGCTTATTTTCCTGAAACGAATACGATAGTGCCTTACAATCATTATGCAGATAAAAGCAAAACCCCTATCAGCAAATCAATTAAAGTTACCGTGCATAAAGTGGCATAG
- the treF gene encoding alpha,alpha-trehalase TreF — protein sequence MRYYVFILSLLFLSCKDTSAKKKDTTLNSPKTEVQRFKTPDELLGPLFADVQLNQIFEDGKTFVDCVAKYPYDDIKAKYENTKNHENFDLKTFVLENFEVPISRASDFTSDSTKTALAHVVSLWPILTRESDQPIAGSSLIPLPEAYIVPGGRFREVYYWDSYFTMLGLIESGEFTLIEHMLDNFSYLITTLGHIPNGNRSYYISRSQPPFFSQMVELLAAHKGDSIYEKYKVALRKEYEFWMDGSTASGTPIRHCVSTPLGIMNRYYDKRDTPRQESYREDYVQVQKVHGGKKMYRDLRSGAESGWDYSSRWFADGETIETIITTDIIPVDLNALLYGLEEVLIKAYQDDAVFVNQLKTSMQNRITFLNDFCFNATFGIYEDYNWVTQQQTGVKSLATVYPLFFKMVNQEQADDVAATIEKYFLKPGGVVSTTKTTGQQWDAPNGWAPLQWMTIIGLENYGHHELANTIAKRWIALNEKVYANTGKFVEKYNVEDMTLDAGGGEYPVQDGFGWSNGVYLALKKHLDVK from the coding sequence ATGAGATACTATGTATTTATTTTGAGTCTACTTTTTTTGAGCTGTAAAGACACCTCAGCTAAGAAAAAAGACACGACCCTAAATTCACCAAAAACGGAAGTACAAAGGTTTAAAACTCCAGATGAACTTTTAGGACCCCTTTTTGCCGACGTACAATTAAATCAGATTTTTGAAGATGGTAAAACCTTTGTCGATTGTGTGGCAAAGTATCCTTATGATGACATAAAGGCCAAATACGAGAATACTAAAAATCATGAGAATTTTGATCTTAAAACCTTTGTTTTAGAAAATTTTGAAGTACCCATTTCCAGAGCTTCAGATTTTACCTCAGATTCGACAAAAACCGCTTTGGCTCATGTAGTTTCGCTTTGGCCTATCCTAACAAGAGAATCCGATCAACCTATTGCAGGTAGCAGCTTAATTCCTTTACCAGAAGCCTATATTGTTCCAGGTGGGCGATTTAGAGAAGTGTATTATTGGGACAGTTACTTCACCATGTTGGGCTTGATTGAAAGCGGGGAGTTTACGCTGATAGAACATATGTTAGATAATTTTTCGTACTTAATAACTACCTTGGGTCATATTCCGAACGGAAATAGAAGCTATTACATTTCACGTTCGCAACCGCCTTTTTTTTCTCAAATGGTTGAGTTATTGGCGGCTCACAAAGGAGATTCCATATATGAAAAGTATAAAGTTGCTTTACGAAAAGAATATGAGTTTTGGATGGATGGGAGTACTGCAAGTGGCACTCCAATTCGGCATTGTGTGAGTACACCTTTAGGAATTATGAACAGGTATTACGATAAAAGGGATACGCCGCGCCAAGAATCCTACCGAGAAGACTATGTACAGGTTCAAAAAGTACATGGAGGTAAAAAGATGTATCGTGACTTACGTTCAGGGGCTGAGTCGGGATGGGATTATAGTTCTCGATGGTTCGCTGATGGAGAAACGATAGAAACTATAATTACTACCGATATTATTCCAGTTGATTTAAATGCACTTTTATATGGTTTAGAGGAAGTTTTAATAAAAGCATACCAAGACGATGCGGTCTTTGTGAACCAGTTAAAAACAAGTATGCAAAACCGAATAACCTTTTTAAATGACTTTTGTTTTAATGCAACATTTGGTATTTATGAAGATTATAATTGGGTTACTCAACAACAAACCGGAGTAAAATCGTTGGCCACTGTTTATCCCTTATTTTTTAAAATGGTAAACCAAGAACAAGCAGACGATGTGGCTGCAACTATTGAAAAGTACTTTTTAAAACCAGGAGGTGTGGTAAGCACAACAAAAACGACTGGACAACAATGGGACGCTCCTAATGGTTGGGCTCCACTGCAATGGATGACTATTATCGGTTTAGAAAATTATGGTCATCACGAATTGGCGAATACCATTGCCAAACGATGGATAGCCTTAAACGAAAAGGTATATGCAAATACTGGAAAGTTTGTCGAAAAATACAATGTGGAAGATATGACCTTAGATGCCGGTGGGGGAGAATACCCAGTCCAAGATGGTTTTGGGTGGAGTAATGGGGTTTATTTAGCACTAAAGAAGCACTTGGACGTAAAATAA
- a CDS encoding M20/M25/M40 family metallo-hydrolase, protein MKQNKLCSLAFFILSFTFSIAQTATETVDKIIAEGTNNSQLEVLAHELMDVVGPRLVGTPQMKHASDWAIEQFKEWGIDARMEEYGKWRGWQRGITHVDLISPRVVSLSGMQLAWSPSTPKKGIIAETILIPEVTDSLAFQRWLPNAKGKIVLVSMVQPTGRPDYNWEEFATPESFEKMKKDREELTKAWNERLKKTGFSSRDINQALEKAGALGIIQSRWSNGFGANKIFSANTKSIPVIDLSLEDYGLLYRLTENGSKPQLKVVAESTELGTVPTFNTIAEIKGTELPDEYVILSAHFDSWDGATGATDNGTGSITMMEAVRILKKIYPNPKRTILVGLWGSEEQGLNGSRAFVEDNPKIIEGVQAVFNQDNGTGRVVNISGQGFLHAYDYIGKWLNAVPNDISKHIETSFPGSPAGGGSDYASFVAAGAPAFSLSSLSWSYWNYTWHTNLDTYDKIVFDDVRNNAILTAIMAYMASEDDSKTSREKAVLPINSRTGEPRTWPTTRSPERDGGKMD, encoded by the coding sequence ATGAAACAAAACAAACTATGTAGCCTCGCATTCTTTATTTTATCTTTCACATTTAGTATTGCCCAAACGGCCACTGAAACTGTAGATAAAATAATTGCTGAAGGCACAAACAATTCACAATTAGAAGTTTTAGCGCACGAGCTTATGGATGTTGTTGGACCGAGACTTGTTGGAACTCCACAAATGAAACATGCTAGTGACTGGGCTATTGAACAATTTAAAGAATGGGGCATTGATGCTCGTATGGAAGAATATGGTAAATGGCGCGGTTGGCAGCGCGGTATTACCCACGTAGATCTAATTTCACCACGTGTAGTGAGTTTAAGCGGAATGCAATTGGCTTGGAGTCCAAGCACGCCTAAAAAAGGCATCATAGCTGAAACCATCTTAATCCCAGAAGTAACAGATTCTTTAGCTTTTCAACGTTGGTTGCCGAATGCAAAAGGTAAAATTGTGTTAGTCTCTATGGTACAACCCACTGGCCGACCAGATTATAATTGGGAAGAGTTTGCTACTCCTGAATCTTTCGAAAAAATGAAAAAGGATCGTGAAGAACTGACAAAGGCTTGGAATGAACGCCTTAAAAAAACAGGTTTTAGTTCCAGAGATATCAATCAGGCTTTAGAAAAAGCAGGTGCCTTAGGTATTATTCAATCGCGTTGGTCTAACGGTTTTGGAGCGAACAAAATTTTCAGTGCCAACACCAAAAGTATACCTGTAATTGACCTTTCTTTAGAGGATTATGGGCTTTTATACCGATTAACAGAAAACGGGAGTAAACCACAATTAAAAGTGGTTGCTGAATCTACAGAATTAGGGACAGTACCAACGTTTAATACCATTGCAGAAATAAAAGGCACTGAATTACCTGATGAATATGTTATCTTGTCTGCACATTTTGATTCTTGGGATGGTGCTACCGGAGCTACCGATAATGGAACAGGGAGCATTACCATGATGGAAGCTGTTCGTATTTTAAAAAAAATATACCCAAACCCAAAGCGTACTATATTAGTCGGACTATGGGGAAGTGAAGAACAAGGTTTAAATGGTTCTCGTGCTTTTGTTGAGGACAACCCAAAAATTATTGAAGGTGTTCAAGCCGTTTTTAATCAAGATAATGGAACTGGTCGTGTGGTAAACATTTCGGGACAGGGCTTTTTGCATGCCTATGATTATATTGGAAAATGGCTGAATGCGGTACCTAATGATATTTCAAAGCATATAGAAACTAGCTTCCCTGGCTCACCAGCGGGTGGTGGTTCTGATTATGCTAGTTTTGTTGCTGCTGGTGCTCCTGCATTTTCTTTGAGTTCTTTAAGCTGGAGTTACTGGAACTATACGTGGCACACAAATTTAGATACCTATGACAAAATTGTGTTTGACGATGTACGTAACAATGCTATTTTGACGGCTATCATGGCCTACATGGCAAGCGAGGACGACAGCAAAACCTCTCGTGAAAAAGCAGTTTTACCTATAAATTCAAGAACTGGCGAGCCACGTACTTGGCCTACAACTAGATCTCCGGAGAGAGATGGTGGTAAAATGGATTAG
- a CDS encoding histone deacetylase — MLKIAYHPIYTHSLPEGHRFPMLKYELLPQQLVHEGTCEPANFFEPEIPNDKYILAVHDPEYFYDLLNIKIPPKEARKIGFPLTEDLVERERIIADGTMKACEYALKYGISMNIAGGTHHAYSNKGEAFCMLNDQAIGARYLQSKKLASKILIIDLDVHQGNGTAEIFKNDASVFTFSMHGASNYPFKKEESDLDIALKKGTEDKEYLSTLKQTLPKLIDEVQPDFIFYLCGVDVVASDKLGTLALTVEGCSARDEFVLKTCFDLKIPIMCSMGGGYSKDIKVIIECHANTFRLAQKIYF; from the coding sequence TTGTTAAAGATTGCATATCACCCTATCTATACACATTCTTTACCAGAAGGACACAGGTTTCCCATGTTGAAATATGAGTTGTTACCCCAACAATTAGTGCATGAAGGCACCTGTGAACCCGCTAATTTTTTTGAGCCTGAAATTCCGAATGATAAATATATTTTAGCGGTACACGATCCGGAGTATTTCTATGATCTATTAAATATAAAAATACCCCCTAAAGAAGCTCGAAAAATAGGTTTTCCACTTACCGAAGATTTAGTGGAACGCGAACGTATCATAGCTGATGGCACTATGAAAGCTTGTGAATATGCTCTAAAATATGGTATTTCTATGAATATTGCTGGTGGCACACACCACGCTTATTCTAACAAGGGTGAAGCCTTTTGCATGCTCAATGACCAAGCTATTGGCGCTCGATATCTTCAATCTAAAAAATTAGCCTCAAAAATTCTAATAATAGATTTAGATGTACACCAAGGTAATGGAACAGCTGAAATCTTTAAGAATGATGCTTCCGTGTTTACCTTTTCCATGCACGGGGCTAGTAATTATCCTTTTAAAAAGGAGGAGTCAGATTTAGATATCGCCTTAAAAAAAGGGACAGAAGACAAGGAATATCTAAGCACTTTAAAACAAACATTACCTAAATTAATTGATGAAGTACAACCTGACTTTATTTTTTACCTCTGTGGTGTAGATGTCGTGGCCAGTGATAAATTAGGCACACTCGCACTTACCGTAGAGGGGTGTAGCGCGAGAGATGAATTTGTATTAAAAACTTGTTTCGATCTTAAAATTCCTATAATGTGTAGTATGGGCGGCGGGTATTCTAAAGACATCAAAGTCATTATTGAATGCCATGCCAACACCTTTCGATTAGCGCAAAAAATTTATTTTTAA
- a CDS encoding Tex family protein, whose amino-acid sequence MSLVQYLFKQTNLPEKSIQNTVELLNEDCTIPFISRYRKEKTGGLDEVQIGDIVKFKEQFEALEKRKLAIIKSVEEQDLLTAELKKKFEQAADLTSLEDLYLPFKKKRNTKSEIAIKNGLEPLAKIIMAQNNDAIDVIASDYLNDAVVNDDEAIEGAQHIIAEWINERTDVRNQLRHQLEKLAQITTKVIGTKKDDEKAQKFRDYFEWSEALNRCPSHRLLAILRAENEKFIRVKIEINDEIALEKIEERIIKSRNSSTSYLKIAIEDAYKRLLYPSLANETLKLAKEKADADAIQVFSNNLKQLLLGAPLGQKRILAIDPGFKSGCKVVCLNEQGDLIHNETIYPHPPQNDAIGAIKKISTLTDAYKIEAIAIGNGTASRETEHLVKRIHFKNTIEVFVVSEAGASIYSASKIARDEFPNYDVTVRGSVSIGRRLADPLAELVKIDPKSIGVGQYQHDVDQTKLKTSLDTVVESCVNSVGVNINTASIPLLSYVSGIGPKLAENIVSYRNENGAYTSRQDIKKVPRLGGKAFEQGAAFLRIKDATNPLDDSAVHPERYALVQTMAKNKGVAIKDLIGNKKALESIDLKNYCTEDIGLPTLKDIIKELEKPGLDTREKAKVFTFNQNIKSITDVHEGQLLPGIVNNITNFGCFVDIGIKESGLIHISNLSDSFVKDVNEHVSLQQQIIVKVLEVDVPRKRIQLKLHK is encoded by the coding sequence ATGTCATTAGTCCAGTACTTATTTAAACAAACAAATCTTCCCGAAAAAAGCATCCAAAATACCGTTGAACTTTTGAATGAAGACTGTACCATTCCTTTTATATCGCGCTATCGCAAAGAAAAAACAGGGGGTTTAGATGAGGTGCAAATTGGCGATATTGTAAAGTTTAAAGAGCAGTTTGAAGCCTTAGAGAAAAGAAAATTAGCGATTATTAAATCAGTTGAAGAGCAAGACTTGTTAACGGCTGAGCTGAAAAAAAAGTTTGAACAGGCAGCAGATCTAACTTCTTTGGAAGATTTGTATTTACCCTTCAAGAAAAAAAGAAATACCAAATCTGAAATTGCTATAAAAAACGGCTTAGAGCCTTTAGCAAAAATCATCATGGCACAAAATAATGACGCTATTGATGTTATAGCGTCTGATTATTTGAATGATGCTGTTGTCAACGATGACGAAGCCATTGAAGGCGCACAACATATTATTGCCGAATGGATTAATGAACGTACTGATGTTCGTAACCAATTGCGCCATCAGCTTGAAAAATTAGCGCAAATAACAACCAAAGTTATCGGCACTAAAAAAGACGATGAAAAAGCGCAAAAATTTCGTGATTATTTTGAGTGGAGCGAAGCCTTAAACCGTTGCCCGTCGCACCGATTATTGGCTATTTTACGTGCTGAAAATGAAAAGTTTATCCGCGTAAAAATCGAAATTAATGATGAAATTGCCTTAGAAAAAATAGAAGAGCGCATTATAAAATCTAGAAATTCGAGCACGTCCTATCTTAAAATTGCGATAGAAGACGCCTACAAACGCCTACTCTACCCTTCTTTAGCCAACGAAACTTTAAAGTTAGCGAAAGAAAAAGCCGATGCCGATGCGATTCAGGTTTTTTCAAATAACTTAAAACAATTGCTTCTTGGTGCTCCCTTAGGCCAAAAGCGAATTTTAGCCATTGATCCTGGCTTTAAATCTGGTTGTAAAGTAGTTTGTTTAAACGAACAAGGCGATTTAATCCACAATGAAACCATTTACCCGCATCCCCCACAAAATGACGCTATAGGCGCCATAAAAAAAATAAGTACTTTAACCGATGCGTATAAAATTGAAGCCATTGCCATTGGTAATGGTACCGCTTCACGAGAAACAGAACATTTGGTAAAACGTATTCATTTTAAAAATACTATAGAAGTCTTTGTCGTGAGCGAGGCAGGAGCATCAATCTATTCGGCATCAAAAATTGCCCGCGATGAATTTCCTAACTACGATGTTACCGTTCGAGGTTCGGTTTCTATTGGACGAAGATTGGCTGATCCTTTGGCAGAATTGGTAAAAATTGACCCAAAATCAATCGGAGTTGGACAGTATCAGCATGATGTAGATCAAACAAAATTAAAAACATCTTTAGATACCGTGGTAGAAAGCTGCGTAAATTCGGTTGGGGTAAATATTAATACAGCGAGCATTCCCTTATTGAGTTATGTTTCGGGCATTGGACCAAAATTAGCGGAAAATATTGTAAGCTATCGCAATGAAAATGGCGCTTACACTTCAAGACAAGACATCAAAAAAGTTCCTCGTTTAGGTGGAAAAGCTTTTGAACAAGGGGCTGCTTTTTTACGTATAAAAGATGCTACAAACCCACTTGATGATTCTGCAGTGCACCCTGAGCGCTATGCCTTAGTACAAACTATGGCAAAAAATAAAGGGGTAGCTATAAAGGATCTTATTGGCAATAAAAAAGCTCTAGAAAGCATCGATCTAAAAAATTATTGTACCGAAGATATAGGATTGCCCACCTTAAAAGATATTATCAAAGAATTAGAAAAACCCGGTTTAGATACCCGTGAAAAAGCAAAAGTTTTCACCTTCAATCAAAATATAAAGTCAATTACCGATGTACACGAAGGACAATTATTACCTGGGATTGTAAATAACATTACTAATTTTGGTTGTTTTGTTGATATTGGGATCAAAGAAAGTGGTTTAATTCACATATCAAACCTCTCCGATTCTTTTGTTAAAGATGTAAATGAACATGTAAGCTTACAACAACAAATAATCGTTAAGGTATTAGAAGTTGATGTACCTCGTAAACGCATTCAATTAAAATTGCATAAATAA